GTATTCATCGCCGGTAACGAAGTGCGGATTACGCCGATCGAATTCCGCCTGCTCGGCATTCTGGTGCGCCATGCCGGCCTGGTCGTGACCCACCGCCAATTGCTCGGCGAAGTCTGGGGTGCCGAGCATGTTCACGACCAGCACTATCTACGCATCTACATGGGCCAGTTGCGGCACAAGCTAGAAGTCAATCCGGCCCGGCCGCGCTACCTGTTGACCGAAGTCGGCGTCGGTTACCGTCTGGCTGCCGACGGCGGCTGACGCTGGCGGGCAGCCGCTCAGCCGTTGGCTTTTTGCAGCTTCTTCAGAATGCTTTTGCCGATGCGGTCGACAAACTGTTCCGGGTTGTCGTAACCCTGTTTTTGGATGAAATCCACTACCGATTTGACCAACTGTTTGGTTTCGGCGATTTCCTGGTGCGAACGGCCGCAGCCTGAGCAATGAGTGCCGTCGGTGGTGCATTGGTCGACGCAAGGGCTGTATTTCATAGTGTTTTTCCGAAAAGTTAGGTGGTTGAAGGCGCGCTATTGTAAGTCTGCGTCGCCGCTTCCGCCAAAGTCGGCGTCGAGGCGGCCGGCGTTGCCGTATTTGCGATTGCACGGGCAGGGCCGCAAGGCAGCCGAAATTTTCGGCTGGAGTTGCGGCATATCACCTATTTTGCGTGTGGCAAATAACATAGTTCCGGATAATTCATAAAGCATTAAATTAGAAATTTATAATATTACAAAGCCTTACAATTTGGTGCGTTTGTTGCTTGACTTAATTTTGGCCGAACCCTGGCGTTCGCCCCGATTTCAGACTTTCGAAAGGCAAGCAATGAACAATTTCAATTCAAATTTCCCGGCGGATTTACCGCACCCTCCCACGGCTACCCCATCCGGCAGCCGGCTGCGTTGCGAAACGTGGCTCGGCACGGTATCGCTGTGTTTTGCCGCATCGGCCTTGGCGGCCGATGCGTTGCCGGAGCAAACCGCGGCCGAAGCCGACGTGGTTTTGGAAAAAGTGATCGTGACCGACAAGTTTCCCAGCGTTAAGAACCTGGGCGCATCGGAAATGGAAGCCGATATTCTGGAAAGCAAGCGTGCCGCGGTCAGCGATACCGCCAAGTTACTGGAGGACACGCCGGGCGTCAGTTTGTACGGGGCGGGCGGCGTCTCCAGTCTGCCGGTCATTCACGGGTTGAACGACGACCGGGTCAAAATCGACATCAACGGCATGACCTTGACCTCGGCCTGCGCCAACCACATGAATCCGCCGTTGTCGTATATCGACCGCAGCAACATCGGCAAAATCACGATTCTGACCGGGGTGACGCCGGTCAGCCTGGGCGGCGACAGCATCGGCGGCACGATTTCGGTACAAACCCCGGAGCCGGTGTTCGCCGAACCGGGCAAGGATATTTTGCTGGACGGTGCGGTGTCGTCGTTTTACCGCAGCAACGGCGACGCCTTCGGCGGCAGTATCGCGACCGGGGTGGCTACGCAGAACGTGCGGCTGGATTACACCGGCTCGCATACCGAAAGCATGAATTACAACGACGGCAACGGCCAGATCGTCAACTCCACCGCTTACGTCAACCAGAACCATTCCGCCGCGTTGTCCTTCAAATCCGACAACCATCTGGTTGTGATCCGGGGCGGCCAGCAGCACATGCCGTACCAGTTGTTTCCCAACCAGCGCATGGATTTGACCAATAACGACAGCATCTTCGGCAACATCATGCACAAGGGCAGTTTCGATTGGGGCACGCTGGAAAGTAAGTTCTACTTCGAATCGACCCAGCACAGCATGGACATCGGCGACGACAAGCACAACCGCTATTTGGACGGCACCCCGGCCGGCGGCGGTTTTGCTTTTCCGAACGACAGGATGCCGATGGAAACCCGCGGCCGCAACCTGGGCTACAAGATTTTGGCGGAAATCCCCTACGGCAAGCGCGATACCTTCAGAATCGGCAACGAATACCACGCCAACAAGCTGAACGATTACTGGCCGGCGGTGCATAACGACCCCGGACCGGCCAACCCCACACCGAATCCGGCATACTGGATGATGGCGCCGCAGAATTACATCAATTTAAACAATGCGGAGAAGGAGCGCGTTGCCTTTTTCGGCGAATGGGAAGCGCGCTGGAACGAACAATGGAAAAGCTTGCTGGGTTTGCGCTACGAACACACCAGCACCGATACCGGTAACGTCAGCCCCTACAACCCGAATCTGCTCGGAACCAATGGCAATCTGGCGAACAATCCCGATCCGGCGGGGGCGAAGTTAGCCTTGACGGCGGCCAACGCGTTCAACGCCCGCGATAAAGGGCGGACCAACGACACTTTCGACGTGACGGCTCTGGTGCAGTTTACGCCTAACGACATGAGCCAGTATGAATTGGGTTATGCCCGCAAGAACCGCACACCGAACTTATACGAGCGTTACGTGTGGGGCGCGCGGAAAATGGATATGGCGATGATAGGCTGGTTCGGCGACGGCAACGGCTATGTCGGCAATATGGATTTGACCGAGGAAACCGCCCATACCGTCAGTTTGACCGCAGCCTTTCACGAGCCGCAAAACAATTTGTGGGAAGTCAACGTCACGCCTTATTTCACTTACGTCAATAATTTCATCGATGCGGATCGCTGTCTGGTAAACACCAATCCGGCTCGCGATGCCAACGGCTGCCGCACCGCGGCAACGTCATATACCGGCGGGCCCACCATCAATAACTTGACGGTGGACAATCAGTACGTCTATTTACAATACGCCAACCACGATGCGCGGCTATGGGGTATGGACGTGTCGGGCCGCACCCGCCTGTATAAAGACCAAACGCTCGGCGAATTTGCTGCCCATACCACGATGAGCTATGTCCGCGGCGAACGCATGGACGGCGGCAACCTGTACCACATGATGCCGTTCAACATGAAACTGAGCCTGGACCATCGCTTGAGTAGTTGGCAGAGTGCGCTGGAAATGCAGTTCGTCGACGGTAAATCCCATGTTCAGCAAATCCGCAACGAAGTTCAGACGCCGTCCTACATTCTGCTCAACGCCAGAACCGGCTACGAATGGGGCAATTTCAGGCTGGACGTTGGCTTGGACAACGTGTTGGATAAGCAATATTTCCATCCGTTGGCCGGCTCGTATCTCGGCGACCGTTACGGCATGAATCCGACCGCAGCCCCCAACGTCACGGTGCCTTGGGGCCGAAACGTGCCGGGCATGGGCCGCTCGGCCTTCGTTGGTCTGACCGTTAAATTTTGAGCCGAATAAAATGACTCGACTATAGACTCTCAGCCGCCGATCCTCCCAGGGTCGGCGGTTTTTTAGCCGGAATCTTTCCTTGACCTAAGCGTCTAGCTGCGGGCGCTCTACTCTGCAACTCAGGGTGGTTTATAGAGTGATCGGGGGGCATGGGAGAGTTTATTTGATCTGAGCTGGACTCATGTATTTTTTCTTTGTGGTCGCCATCTTGTTTATGTCAGGCGTTTCAGCATGCCGCTGCTTTCGGAAGCGACAGGTGTCCTATCGCTCTGGCTCAGATGTCGTTCGACAAAGCGGCTCGTTGACTGCCAAACTTTTCTAGCATTAAAATTGATTCGCACCGGTTCTAAATCACTATATTCCAGGAACTGACTGCGAAATTTCTAGCTTGCGGAGTCTTTAGTTTTTCGAACATTCAAGCGAAAACACTGGGAGGCAATCTTCGCTCATTCAATCAATCTCAAACGGGAGAACTCTATGAAAAGACCGTTCCTTGCCGGAATCTTGACCTTACCGCTGTTGCTGCCGATGACTGCAAATGCGGTTCCGTTGCTAACGTTGGCTGACGATTCTTTTGGGGATTTGGTGATGGCACCCAATGATGACCAATCTAGTTCAATGTTGGATTTGCCGTTTTCAATAAATTTTTATGGAAACTCTTACAACAGTTTTTATGTAAATAACAATGGAAACGTGACGTTTAACGGTGAGTTGTCGGGATATACGCCGGAAAGGTTTCCGATCAGTTCCAGGCCGATGATTGCACCCTATTGGGCCGATGTGGATACGCGTTGCTCTGGTTGTGGTAGCGTCTATGTAGGGGCATTGAATGCAGATACCACCATTGTTACTTGGAATAACGTTGGGTACTTCTCTCGGCACGATGACAAGTTGAACAATTTCCAATTAGCCCTGCGTAATAAATCCAACGGCAACTTCGATGTAGAGTTTCGTTACGATCGGCTCGAGTGGACTACTGGTGATGCAAGCGATGGTGTAAACGGATTGGGAGGCATTCGGGCGCAGGCCGGTTTCGATGCCGGCGACAATAGGAATTTTTTCGTCTTGCCTGGCTCGTTTACCGACAACATTTTGAACATCGCCAACACGAGCAATGTCGTAAATGGCGATCCCGGCCTGTGGTCTTTTAGCATCGTTAGCGGCGTTACGCCAGGAGCCAGTCCGGAAAACCCCCTGATGCCGGTTGTAGCCGATGGATCTTTTGTTTTTGATTTCAATATTCAAGAAAACCAACAAATCTTTATCGATCCTGAAATTGCTATCGGCTACGACTATGAAGTGTTGTCCGGCCCTAATATAGCGTCGGTTTTGCTGCCGGAAAACTTGGGAGATGGAATGTATGACATTTATCTTTGGGATAGCCTGCAATACGTATTTTTAACGTCCATCACAGGTGGTACCGAATACAGCTTTGGGCCTGACGGTGTAAGCCGTTTCAGAGTTGCCGGTATTGAAGCGGACGCAGGATTGGATCCAAATAATCCTAATGCCTTCGTTACCGGTTTGACCTTTGCCGGTTCAGGTACGGTTAATCTGACTCAAACCCCCATCGTAAGCCAGGTACCGTTACCAGCTGCGGCGTTGTTTATGTTTTCCGGATTGCTTGGCATCGGCGTAACAAAGCGTTTTCGGCCGAATCGTTAATCGATAAGACCGGATTTCGAAACCGAAATCCGGCCATTCCTTTATCCCATTCTCTCCAGCGGTCATTGTGGCGTTTCCGACGGGTTGATGCTTTTGCTATCGGCCCGCTCCTGGTCATGCCGGTCAAGAACTACCGGCAACAGCTTTCTTTAAGGTGTGCGATGCTTTAGCGTTGGTAAAGCAAGCATCGGAAACACCAGCGGACCTGAATCATGGGGTATCCGATGTGTTTGCCGAAAGCCGGTAGACGTAAATCGTCGCGCCAATCACGGCGGCTTGGCCGATTAGCAGATTTACCAGCGGCAGCGTCAGGCCCAGGCTGGTCAGGCCGCCGAAACTCAACGCCCCCCAGCGCACTTGCTGTAAAAACTGCTTTTGCCCGGCAAACGCCAGGCCGCGTTGTTCCAGCGGGTAGGCCATGAATTCCAGCGCCATGCCCCAGGCGGCGAACCCGGCCCATAACAGCGGCGCCAACAAGTTCACAACCGGTATCGCGAACAACAGCAATAACGGCAGCAGCCGCAGCAGCAGGTAGCCGATGCGGTGCAGTTCGCCGAAGAAGACTTTGTCCCAGGCCAATTCCGCCGCCGGCAGCGGCTGGCCGCTGATCAGGGCCAGCGTTTTGGCGGACAGCCGGCTGTAATACGGTGCGGCAATCAGGTTGGCCAGCAGCGCGAAACTGAAAAAGCCGGCCACCAGGAAACTGACGAAAAACAGCGGCCACAGAATCCAGTTTAGCCAGGACAGCCAGTCCGGGATGAATTGGTGGATCAGGGCCGATACCATGTGGTAACCCAGCACGAAGCCACCGGTATAAAGCACCATGTTGATGAACAACGGAATCAGCAGGTAATTGCGCAATTCTGGGCGGGCCAGCATGCGCACGCCTTCCCAGAGGCATTGCACCGCAAACAGCGGACTGTTGCCGTTTTTCAAATTCAACATGGTTGCAGACTCCTGACGCCGTGCTTGCCGGGATCGGTAACGGCGCCGCGTTCGGTGACGATCGCGTCGATCAGCTCGGCCGGCGTCACATCGAACACCGGGTTCCAGGCGCCGACCAGCGAACCTTCGTGCAAATAGCAATCGGCCAGCAATTCGCGCGGATCGCGCTGTTCGATTTCGATGCCGGCGCCGTTTTCCAAGCTGAAATCGAAGGTGGAGGAGGGCGCGGCGACCATGACTTTGACGCCGTGTTGCTTGGCCAGCACCGCCAGCGAATAGGTGCCGATCTTGTTGGCGACGTCGCCGTTGGCGGCGATGCGGTCGGCGCCGACCACGATCCAGTCGATCTGGCCGGACTTCATCAACCAAGCCGCCGCCGAATCGGCGATCAGCGTGGCCGGGATGCCGTCCTGCGCCAATTCCCACGCCGTTAGCCGGGCGCCTTGCAGCCAAGGCCGGGTCTCGTCGGCATAAACCCGCAGCAACTGGCCGCGGCGGTGCAAACTGCGGATTACGCCCAACGCGGTGCCGTAACCGCCGGTGGCCAAGCCGCCGGCATTGCAATGGGTCAACACGGTCGCGGCTTTGCCGATCAGGTCGGCGCCGCGCTCGCCCATGGCTTGGTTGGCGGCCAAATCGTCGGCGTGGATGGTTTGCGCCAGTTCGGTTAAGGCCGCGACCGGGTCGGCCGGGTCGCCCGCCAGCAAGCCGCGCATCCGGTCCAAGGCCCAGAACAGATTGACGGCGGTCGGCCGCGAGGCGGCCAGTTGCTCGATGTCGCGGCCGACCGCAGCTTGCCAATCGGTTTGCGGATAATGTTGTCTGGCCGATAAAACCACGCCGTAGGCGGCGGCGATGCCGATGGCCGGTGCGCCGCGCACCCGCATCGAGGCGATGGCTGCGGCAACGCCGGCGGCGTCGCGGTATTCGTCGTAAGCGATGGTTTGCGGCAGCGCGCGCTGGTCCAGCACTTTCAGGCTGTGTCCGGTCCATTGCAGGGCTTGGACCGATAATTGCGATGTTGGGCTCATGTAGGTCGGTTGGTATGGTTAGGGGGCCGCCGGGCCGTCGGCGGGCGGGGTGGGCCCGAGCGCGGCGGTGATTCGGTTCAAAGTCAGCAAGGCATCGTCGAAAGCGTAGTTATCGATCTGCTGCGCCATGGTTTGCGCGGCTGCGGCATCGAGCGTACTCAGAAAAGGCCGCAAGTCGCCGAAACGTTTGCGGGCGACGATATTGCCCTGGCTCAGCTCCATTTTAAGCTGGTTCAGCACCGTGCTGGTAGCGTCCCAGTCCCGGCCGGCGTCGGAGCCGGCCGGGACGGCCTGTTCGTCGATCGCCGCCAGCCACAGGTTGATGCGGAACACGCTGCCGCCGCCCGACGTGCTGTCCAGCGTCAACTCGCCGCCCAGCAACTTGGCCAGGCGCGAGGCAATCGCCAGACCCAATCCGATGCCTTCGAAGCGGCGGCTGGTCGTGGCGTCGAGTTGCTCGAACGCTCCGAATAGCTGGTGTTGCCGTTCCGGGGCAATGCCGCCGCCGGTATCTTCGACTTCGAAGCCCAGCAGCAGCCGGTTGTTGTTACGGTCCAGCAGCCGTGCCCGCAGTTGCACCGCGCCGGATTCGGTAAATTTGACGGCGTTGTTGGCCAGCGCTTCGAGCGCCAGTCCCAACAGATGCTGGTCGCCGAGCAGCGCCGGCAGGGCCGGGGCGCAGTCGCAGGTCAAGGTCAAGCCTTTCTGGTAGGCCGACTTGGCCAGGCGCTCCCGCAGCCGTGCCAACAGCGTCGCGGCCTGGAACGGCGCATAGTCGATATTGACTTCGCCGGCCTCCAGCCGGGAAAACTGCAACACGTCGCCGAGCAAGGCCTGCAGCCGTTTGCCGGCGGCGCCGATGCGGTTTGCCTGTTCCTTGGCTTTCGGCGGAATCTCGGCTTGTTCCAGCAAATGGGCGAAACCGAGGATCGCGTTCAGCGGCGTCAACAGTTCGTGGCTGACCGTGCCGAGAAAACGGCTTTTGGCGTGGGACGCGGCTTCGGCGGCTTCCTTGGCCTGGCGCAGTTCGGCGGTGCGGATTTCCACCTGTTGTTCCAGCGTGCGGCGGTAGTTGTCCAATTCCCGGTGCGCGGCTTGCAATACGGCGTTCTTTTCGGCCAGCGCCCGGTTCTGTTCGGTCATCTGGCTGAACAGGTTGACCAGGGCATTGACCAGTACGTCGTTGGCGCCTTGCAGGATTTCGGCCTTACTGCCTTCGGTGCTTTCGTAGGCCTCGTTGGCCGCAATGCCGGCGCCGATGGCTTCCAATTCGCGGGCCATGCGCTGGTCTTCGCCCAGAATGTGGAACGCCAGCCAATTGGACAGAAACCTGAGTACTTCGGTGCCGTCGATATCGTCGCCGGATTCCACCCGCCGGCGTAACGCCAGCACTTGCCGGTGGAATTCGCCATGCATCGCTTGATGGTGTTGCAGATGGCGGCTATCGATGCCGGAGCTGGCCATGATCCGCTCCTCGGTCTGAAAATGGCCCGCGACGTAATCCAGCAGACCGTCGAGCAGCGGCAAGGCCACCTCGATGTCCAATGCCGGGCTGGCGGCCAGTTCCGGCGCGGCGTCGTTGATCATGGCGACCAGCGTTTTATGTTGCCGGTCTATCGCTTCGATGCCGGTCAGGTAATTGTCGCTCCAGGTCATGAAGGTCATAAGCGGTCCGTTCGGATTCAGGTGGCGGCAGGCTTGGCGGATTGATTGCCGTTGCCGGACCAGCCGGGATGGGTTTGCAATAGCCGGCGCAAGCTTAGCAGCGCATTCGGCAAGTCGTAATTCTCGATTTGTTCGGACAAGCCGGCAAGGGCGGCTTCGCCGACCGTTGCGGCCAGTGCCGGTTTCAGCCGGCGCCAGGTTGGGGTGGCGGCGAGGTTGTCGGCGGCCAGCAGGTCTTGCAATGCGGCCAAATCGCGTTCGAGTTCGGCGGCGTCCGGCAGCGGGCCGGAGTCGGCCGCCTGCTCTGCGCCGATTTCGATCTCGGCGGCCTGGGCGGCCAGTAGCCGGGCCAGTTTGTCCAGCGCGGCATCCAGCTCGCCCCCGCTGGCGGGCGAATGGCCGATGGCGGTCTCGATCTCGGCGCTTTGGGCTTGGATTCGTTCCAGACCCAGATTCGCCGCGACGCCGCGCAGCGCATGCGCCAGCAGTTTGGCCTGTACCAGGTCGCCGGCGCCGAGTGCGGCGGCTATCTTGCCGGCGTCGGCCGCATGGCGGGTGCGGAAGTGGCGCAGCAGGTGCGCCGCCGGTTGCCGGTGTCCGCTGCTCGGGTTGAGCGGCAGCGGTGCGGCAGCGGCGGCGTCCGGCCATGCGGGGGCGGGAAGCCAGCGCGCCAGCGCGGCCAGCAACAAATCCGGATCGACCGGTTTCGGCAGAAAGTCGTCCATGCCCGCCGCCAGGCAGTTTTCGCGGTCTTCGATAAAGGCGTTGGCGGTCATCGCCAGGATCGGCGTTCCGGTGTAAGCCGGCAGTCGGCGGAGGCGGCGGCAGGCTTCCAGGCCGTCCATGACCGGCATCTGCATGTCCATGAAGATCAAATCGTAGTGCTGGGCTTGGGCCATCTCCAGCGCCTCGCCGCCGTGGTTGGCGACGTCGGTCTGCAATCCGGCCGCTTCCAGCAGGCGGCGGGCGACTTCCTGGTTGATCTCGTTATCTTCCACCAGCAATATCCGGGCGTCGCGGCGATAATCGCCGGCGGCGGCCGCTAACGCCGGTTGCTGCGGGTGCGGGTCGCGTTTCAGCGCCAAGGTCAGCCAGAAGGTGCTGCCGCGGCCCGGTTCGCTGTCGACGCCGACTTCGCCGCCCATCATCTGCGCCAAATGCCGACTGATCGCCAAGCCCAGTCCGGTGCCGCCGTAGCGGCGGGAGGTGGAACTTTGGCCTTGTTCGAAGGCTTCGAAAATGCGCTGTTGCTGTTCCGGATCGATGCCGATGCCGCTGTCTTGCACCGAAAAACGCACCCCGAGCTCGCACTCGGTTTCCCATTCGATGCGGATGCTGAACACGATCCGGCCGCTATCGGCGAATTTGGCGGCATTGCTCAGGTAGTTCAATAAGATTTGGCCGATGCGCAACGGATCGCCCAACAAGGCCAGCTTGTCCAAACCCGGCGCCAAGTCCTTGACCAGCGCCAAATCTTTGCTGTGCAGCTTTTCGTAAACCATGCTGCAGACTCGGTCCTGAATCGCGGCCAGGTTGAGCGGGGTTTCTTCGATCTTCAGG
Above is a window of Methylomonas koyamae DNA encoding:
- a CDS encoding bacteriohemerythrin, translated to MTFMTWSDNYLTGIEAIDRQHKTLVAMINDAAPELAASPALDIEVALPLLDGLLDYVAGHFQTEERIMASSGIDSRHLQHHQAMHGEFHRQVLALRRRVESGDDIDGTEVLRFLSNWLAFHILGEDQRMARELEAIGAGIAANEAYESTEGSKAEILQGANDVLVNALVNLFSQMTEQNRALAEKNAVLQAAHRELDNYRRTLEQQVEIRTAELRQAKEAAEAASHAKSRFLGTVSHELLTPLNAILGFAHLLEQAEIPPKAKEQANRIGAAGKRLQALLGDVLQFSRLEAGEVNIDYAPFQAATLLARLRERLAKSAYQKGLTLTCDCAPALPALLGDQHLLGLALEALANNAVKFTESGAVQLRARLLDRNNNRLLLGFEVEDTGGGIAPERQHQLFGAFEQLDATTSRRFEGIGLGLAIASRLAKLLGGELTLDSTSGGGSVFRINLWLAAIDEQAVPAGSDAGRDWDATSTVLNQLKMELSQGNIVARKRFGDLRPFLSTLDAAAAQTMAQQIDNYAFDDALLTLNRITAALGPTPPADGPAAP
- a CDS encoding nidogen-like domain-containing protein yields the protein MKRPFLAGILTLPLLLPMTANAVPLLTLADDSFGDLVMAPNDDQSSSMLDLPFSINFYGNSYNSFYVNNNGNVTFNGELSGYTPERFPISSRPMIAPYWADVDTRCSGCGSVYVGALNADTTIVTWNNVGYFSRHDDKLNNFQLALRNKSNGNFDVEFRYDRLEWTTGDASDGVNGLGGIRAQAGFDAGDNRNFFVLPGSFTDNILNIANTSNVVNGDPGLWSFSIVSGVTPGASPENPLMPVVADGSFVFDFNIQENQQIFIDPEIAIGYDYEVLSGPNIASVLLPENLGDGMYDIYLWDSLQYVFLTSITGGTEYSFGPDGVSRFRVAGIEADAGLDPNNPNAFVTGLTFAGSGTVNLTQTPIVSQVPLPAAALFMFSGLLGIGVTKRFRPNR
- a CDS encoding TonB-dependent receptor plug domain-containing protein — protein: MNNFNSNFPADLPHPPTATPSGSRLRCETWLGTVSLCFAASALAADALPEQTAAEADVVLEKVIVTDKFPSVKNLGASEMEADILESKRAAVSDTAKLLEDTPGVSLYGAGGVSSLPVIHGLNDDRVKIDINGMTLTSACANHMNPPLSYIDRSNIGKITILTGVTPVSLGGDSIGGTISVQTPEPVFAEPGKDILLDGAVSSFYRSNGDAFGGSIATGVATQNVRLDYTGSHTESMNYNDGNGQIVNSTAYVNQNHSAALSFKSDNHLVVIRGGQQHMPYQLFPNQRMDLTNNDSIFGNIMHKGSFDWGTLESKFYFESTQHSMDIGDDKHNRYLDGTPAGGGFAFPNDRMPMETRGRNLGYKILAEIPYGKRDTFRIGNEYHANKLNDYWPAVHNDPGPANPTPNPAYWMMAPQNYINLNNAEKERVAFFGEWEARWNEQWKSLLGLRYEHTSTDTGNVSPYNPNLLGTNGNLANNPDPAGAKLALTAANAFNARDKGRTNDTFDVTALVQFTPNDMSQYELGYARKNRTPNLYERYVWGARKMDMAMIGWFGDGNGYVGNMDLTEETAHTVSLTAAFHEPQNNLWEVNVTPYFTYVNNFIDADRCLVNTNPARDANGCRTAATSYTGGPTINNLTVDNQYVYLQYANHDARLWGMDVSGRTRLYKDQTLGEFAAHTTMSYVRGERMDGGNLYHMMPFNMKLSLDHRLSSWQSALEMQFVDGKSHVQQIRNEVQTPSYILLNARTGYEWGNFRLDVGLDNVLDKQYFHPLAGSYLGDRYGMNPTAAPNVTVPWGRNVPGMGRSAFVGLTVKF
- the mtnA gene encoding S-methyl-5-thioribose-1-phosphate isomerase — translated: MSPTSQLSVQALQWTGHSLKVLDQRALPQTIAYDEYRDAAGVAAAIASMRVRGAPAIGIAAAYGVVLSARQHYPQTDWQAAVGRDIEQLAASRPTAVNLFWALDRMRGLLAGDPADPVAALTELAQTIHADDLAANQAMGERGADLIGKAATVLTHCNAGGLATGGYGTALGVIRSLHRRGQLLRVYADETRPWLQGARLTAWELAQDGIPATLIADSAAAWLMKSGQIDWIVVGADRIAANGDVANKIGTYSLAVLAKQHGVKVMVAAPSSTFDFSLENGAGIEIEQRDPRELLADCYLHEGSLVGAWNPVFDVTPAELIDAIVTERGAVTDPGKHGVRSLQPC
- the cysZ gene encoding sulfate transporter CysZ, whose amino-acid sequence is MLNLKNGNSPLFAVQCLWEGVRMLARPELRNYLLIPLFINMVLYTGGFVLGYHMVSALIHQFIPDWLSWLNWILWPLFFVSFLVAGFFSFALLANLIAAPYYSRLSAKTLALISGQPLPAAELAWDKVFFGELHRIGYLLLRLLPLLLLFAIPVVNLLAPLLWAGFAAWGMALEFMAYPLEQRGLAFAGQKQFLQQVRWGALSFGGLTSLGLTLPLVNLLIGQAAVIGATIYVYRLSANTSDTP
- a CDS encoding DUF1289 domain-containing protein, with the protein product MKYSPCVDQCTTDGTHCSGCGRSHQEIAETKQLVKSVVDFIQKQGYDNPEQFVDRIGKSILKKLQKANG